The Peribacillus sp. FSL P2-0133 genome has a segment encoding these proteins:
- a CDS encoding sucrose-specific PTS transporter subunit IIBC, whose translation MNYKEVSQEILEAIGGKENVAAAAHCATRLRLALHDEDKVDQAKLDEMDAVKGTYSTGGQYQIIIGAGTVNEVYKEFSKLTGLTEMSTKDVKDAGSKKMNPLQRFVKMLSDIFVPIIPAIVAGGLLMGINNLLTAPDLFIAGQSIVEANPGFADLAALINTFANAAFVFLPILIGFSATQRFGGNPYLGATLGMLMVHPDLLNGWGYGGALVSGEIQVWNILGFEIEKIGYQGTVLPVLVASFILAKIETYLRKVIPSALDNILTPLLTIFITGILTFTVVGPITRATGNLLTDGLIFLYDGTGFIGGAIFGLLYAPIVITGMHHSFIAVETQLLSDISKTGGSFIFAIAAMSNIAQGAATLAVTFITKDKKTKGTASAAGISALLGISEPAMFGVNLKLKYPFIGAIIGSGVASAFVTFFKVKAIALGAAGLPGIISIKTDTITFYIIGMAISFAVAFIATFSLANRTDKKVAALSRKEAA comes from the coding sequence ATGAATTATAAAGAAGTATCCCAGGAAATATTGGAGGCAATCGGCGGGAAAGAAAATGTGGCAGCTGCAGCACACTGTGCGACTCGGCTCCGCTTAGCTTTACATGATGAAGATAAAGTCGATCAAGCAAAACTAGATGAGATGGATGCAGTAAAGGGAACATATTCAACTGGAGGACAATACCAGATTATTATCGGTGCGGGAACTGTTAATGAAGTATACAAAGAGTTTTCAAAGCTAACTGGACTTACTGAAATGTCGACGAAAGATGTAAAAGATGCTGGTTCGAAGAAAATGAATCCGCTTCAGCGCTTTGTAAAAATGCTTTCTGATATTTTTGTTCCTATTATTCCTGCAATTGTTGCCGGCGGTCTATTGATGGGGATTAACAACTTGCTCACAGCACCTGACTTATTTATCGCAGGGCAATCAATTGTCGAAGCTAACCCGGGATTCGCAGATTTAGCAGCTCTAATTAATACATTTGCCAACGCAGCATTCGTATTCCTTCCAATCTTAATCGGTTTCTCTGCCACACAGCGGTTTGGCGGAAATCCTTATCTGGGTGCTACACTTGGAATGCTAATGGTTCACCCTGACTTATTGAATGGTTGGGGATACGGAGGAGCCTTAGTAAGCGGTGAAATTCAAGTCTGGAATATTCTCGGATTTGAAATTGAAAAAATCGGATATCAAGGCACTGTGTTGCCGGTACTTGTTGCTTCCTTTATTTTAGCAAAAATAGAAACGTATTTGCGAAAAGTCATTCCTTCCGCACTAGACAATATTTTAACACCATTATTGACAATTTTTATTACTGGTATCTTAACGTTCACAGTAGTAGGACCGATTACTCGTGCTACAGGGAACTTATTAACAGACGGTCTCATCTTCTTATATGATGGAACTGGTTTTATCGGAGGAGCTATTTTTGGACTTCTTTACGCACCAATCGTTATCACAGGTATGCATCATAGCTTTATTGCTGTAGAAACACAATTGCTTTCTGATATTTCAAAAACTGGGGGCTCTTTTATTTTCGCAATTGCAGCAATGTCCAATATTGCTCAAGGTGCAGCAACCCTTGCAGTTACTTTCATTACGAAAGATAAAAAAACAAAAGGTACGGCATCTGCAGCGGGTATTTCGGCTCTTTTAGGGATTTCAGAACCTGCAATGTTCGGTGTTAACTTAAAACTGAAGTATCCATTTATTGGAGCAATTATAGGTTCAGGAGTGGCTTCTGCTTTCGTCACCTTCTTCAAAGTAAAGGCGATTGCACTTGGCGCTGCAGGTTTACCAGGGATTATTTCCATCAAAACAGATACAATTACCTTTTATATAATTGGTATGGCCATTTCCTTTGCTGTTGCCTTTATCGCAACATTCAGTTTAGCAAATCGGACAGATAAAAAAGTTGCTGCCCTTTCTCGAAAAGAAGCAGCCTAA
- a CDS encoding carbohydrate kinase — MRNLYAIGEVLIDFIPLQKGIALKDVMEFERAPGGAPANVAVSVARNGGNASIITKLGMDSFGDFLLEQLQQAGVKIDKITRTNEANTGLAFVSLLENGERDFSFYRNPSADLLLHETEINDSWFANGDLLHFCSVDLVESPMKHAHVKAITSVKAKGGIISFDPNVRLPLWTDPEECRKTILEFVPMVHIVKISDEELEFITGITDKEKAVSSLFTGAVKAVIYTKGAQGAELYVRGKKYESTGYRVGVQDTTGAGDAFIGGLLYQLLEKDVRQGNLEEVLELHHQEILSFANASGALTTTGKGAISSIPAKEAIYQLQQIDQ; from the coding sequence ATGAGAAATTTATATGCAATCGGTGAAGTATTAATTGATTTTATCCCCCTTCAAAAAGGAATCGCACTAAAAGATGTAATGGAATTCGAGCGTGCTCCAGGAGGCGCTCCAGCGAATGTTGCTGTATCAGTTGCCAGAAATGGCGGCAATGCATCGATAATTACTAAGCTCGGAATGGATTCATTTGGGGACTTTCTTTTAGAACAATTGCAGCAAGCCGGCGTGAAAATAGATAAAATTACGAGAACGAATGAAGCCAACACAGGCCTTGCTTTTGTATCTTTGCTTGAAAATGGTGAACGTGATTTCTCTTTCTACCGCAATCCTTCTGCCGATTTGCTGCTTCATGAGACTGAAATTAACGATAGCTGGTTTGCAAACGGCGACCTCCTCCACTTCTGTTCAGTCGATTTAGTGGAAAGTCCTATGAAGCATGCGCATGTGAAAGCCATTACTTCTGTAAAAGCAAAAGGCGGAATCATCAGCTTTGACCCAAATGTCCGCCTTCCGCTTTGGACTGATCCTGAAGAATGCCGGAAAACGATTTTAGAGTTTGTTCCAATGGTTCATATTGTGAAAATTTCTGATGAAGAGCTTGAGTTTATTACCGGGATTACTGACAAAGAAAAAGCAGTTTCTTCGTTATTTACTGGTGCTGTTAAAGCAGTAATTTATACAAAAGGAGCTCAAGGTGCCGAATTATATGTAAGAGGTAAAAAATACGAATCAACCGGGTATCGCGTCGGCGTACAGGATACAACAGGGGCTGGGGATGCATTTATCGGAGGCTTGCTGTATCAGTTATTAGAAAAAGACGTTCGGCAAGGAAATCTGGAAGAAGTTCTTGAACTTCATCACCAAGAAATCCTAAGCTTTGCAAACGCTAGTGGCGCTCTTACTACGACTGGAAAAGGAGCAATCTCTTCCATTCCGGCCAAAGAAGCGATTTATCAACTGCAGCAAATCGATCAATAA
- a CDS encoding LacI family DNA-binding transcriptional regulator encodes MVTITDIAKLAGVAKSTVSRYLNNGSVSEATKNKIERVINETSYAPNAFAQSLKAKKTNIIGTIVPRLDSYASSHTLIGIDEQLRELNYQMLISNTGQDLDREIENIYTLAKQKVAGMILLPSQVTDAHLEAFKELHLPVLLVGQQHETIHSIIHNDYEAAYDLGKHVLEKGHRKIAFLGVTGKDIAVGVMRKKGFQRAIDEKSDCEVRYYETSFSITDALINVPSIIEEFTPSIIVCATDNIAIGALKAAYLRGLKIPEDLSITGFGGYEVTEMIHPGITTAKFYYKEAGQMAAKSIVKLVNGEELPKLSLSKYKIIERESVDNRLLHGL; translated from the coding sequence TTGGTTACAATTACTGATATCGCGAAGCTTGCCGGAGTTGCTAAGAGTACAGTTTCACGTTATCTAAATAATGGTTCTGTTAGTGAGGCAACGAAAAATAAAATCGAACGTGTGATAAATGAAACCAGCTATGCTCCTAATGCCTTCGCTCAAAGTTTAAAAGCAAAGAAAACTAATATAATCGGTACCATCGTACCGAGACTTGATTCGTATGCTTCTTCTCATACGTTAATTGGCATTGATGAACAATTAAGAGAACTAAATTATCAAATGCTGATCTCAAATACCGGTCAGGATTTAGATCGGGAAATTGAAAATATTTACACACTGGCTAAGCAAAAGGTTGCGGGAATGATTTTGCTTCCATCCCAAGTTACAGACGCCCATTTAGAGGCCTTCAAAGAGCTGCACTTGCCCGTTTTACTGGTTGGTCAGCAGCATGAAACAATTCACAGCATCATACACAATGATTATGAAGCAGCATATGATCTCGGAAAACATGTGCTGGAAAAAGGTCACCGTAAGATTGCTTTTTTGGGCGTAACAGGAAAAGATATTGCTGTAGGAGTCATGCGAAAAAAAGGATTTCAGCGGGCGATAGATGAAAAATCAGACTGTGAAGTAAGGTATTATGAAACAAGCTTCAGCATAACAGATGCATTAATCAATGTCCCCTCTATTATTGAAGAATTCACTCCCTCTATTATCGTATGTGCAACTGATAATATAGCGATTGGTGCTTTGAAAGCAGCTTATTTAAGAGGTTTAAAAATCCCAGAAGACTTGTCGATTACTGGATTTGGTGGTTATGAAGTAACAGAGATGATACACCCAGGCATAACTACAGCGAAATTTTACTACAAAGAAGCAGGACAAATGGCAGCTAAAAGTATCGTGAAGCTTGTTAACGGGGAAGAATTACCAAAATTATCTCTATCAAAATATAAAATTATTGAAAGAGAAAGCGTTGACAATCGTTTACTACACGGATTATAA
- a CDS encoding PTS glucose transporter subunit IIA has protein sequence MLFSQNIKNNWRYYFVKKLIWKKTKISKIKLVSPIEGEILKLEDVPDPVFSQKMMGDGIAFFPIEGKVVAPADAKVINVFPTKHAIALETAEGLEILIHIGLDTINMKGEGFSVCVAEGDQVKAGDILVTYSLELVKEKASSTITPMIITNGDIVTHLEYHYSGQSVAGKTTVLVVTLK, from the coding sequence TTGCTGTTCAGCCAGAATATTAAAAATAATTGGAGGTATTACTTTGTTAAAAAACTTATTTGGAAAAAAACAAAAATTTCGAAAATAAAATTAGTATCGCCAATTGAAGGAGAAATTTTAAAGCTTGAAGATGTACCGGATCCAGTTTTTTCACAGAAAATGATGGGAGATGGTATTGCTTTCTTTCCTATCGAAGGGAAGGTAGTGGCACCGGCTGATGCAAAAGTCATCAATGTCTTCCCGACGAAGCATGCCATTGCATTGGAAACGGCAGAAGGGCTGGAAATATTGATTCATATTGGATTGGACACGATTAACATGAAAGGAGAAGGGTTTTCCGTTTGTGTGGCAGAAGGTGACCAGGTTAAAGCAGGAGACATATTGGTCACCTACAGCCTTGAACTAGTAAAGGAAAAAGCATCAAGTACTATTACACCGATGATCATTACCAATGGAGACATTGTGACACATTTAGAGTATCACTATAGTGGACAATCTGTAGCCGGTAAAACGACCGTTCTGGTAGTTACCTTAAAATAG
- a CDS encoding Ig-like domain-containing protein, which produces MRNKGILSLVSVGLFASSLSVVVVKAEVNDNGLARKAFESQLEKPLEKGIIDSKTFNQLEKKLNGSQSLSVKGSNKMGRMSSSSSSNYILETEPNNDFGSADNTSYEKSSIGQLLPLNDLDLHKVVVPSDGVLLVAGFTDSYFIDLGFGAVQKDFVESNNLEYLGYEEDEDGVEIQAYQAKKGTYYVGVIDLDNEYIDDNTTEDIYAIGTGFVDNVKPSKPTVYKVDNNDKVLTGKAEASATVTVKNGSKVLGSAKATSKGTFSIKIPVQKAGTKLTITVKDSAGNVSSSVSVTVADVVAPSKPTVNKVDDNDKVVKGKAEANSTVTVKVGSKSIGSAKASSKGIYSVNIKAQKKGTTLSITAKDKAGNTSSKRTIIVVKH; this is translated from the coding sequence GTGCGTAACAAAGGTATATTGTCATTGGTTTCTGTAGGTCTATTTGCTTCATCATTGTCAGTAGTGGTTGTTAAGGCAGAAGTAAACGATAACGGCTTGGCGAGGAAGGCCTTTGAAAGCCAATTGGAAAAGCCTCTTGAAAAAGGTATTATTGATTCTAAAACATTTAATCAACTTGAAAAAAAACTAAATGGTTCTCAATCGCTATCAGTTAAAGGTTCTAACAAAATGGGTAGAATGAGTAGTTCTTCCAGTAGTAATTATATTTTGGAAACTGAGCCCAATAACGACTTTGGTTCAGCAGATAATACTTCTTATGAAAAATCATCTATTGGTCAGTTGCTTCCTTTGAATGATTTGGATTTACATAAAGTGGTCGTTCCTAGTGATGGCGTTTTGTTAGTAGCAGGATTTACGGACTCATACTTTATCGATCTTGGGTTCGGGGCAGTTCAAAAAGATTTTGTTGAAAGCAATAACTTAGAATATTTAGGCTATGAGGAAGATGAGGATGGAGTTGAAATACAAGCGTATCAAGCTAAGAAGGGCACATACTATGTGGGTGTCATAGACCTAGACAACGAATATATTGACGATAATACAACAGAAGACATATACGCTATCGGAACTGGATTTGTAGACAATGTTAAACCATCTAAGCCAACAGTTTATAAGGTTGATAATAATGACAAAGTATTAACTGGAAAAGCAGAGGCCAGTGCTACTGTTACTGTTAAAAATGGAAGTAAGGTGTTAGGTTCAGCAAAAGCAACATCAAAAGGTACATTCTCTATTAAAATACCTGTTCAAAAAGCAGGGACTAAATTGACAATCACAGTTAAAGATAGTGCCGGCAATGTGAGTTCAAGTGTATCGGTAACTGTTGCTGATGTTGTTGCACCAAGCAAGCCAACAGTAAATAAAGTAGATGATAACGATAAAGTTGTAAAAGGGAAAGCTGAAGCAAACTCAACTGTAACTGTTAAAGTAGGAAGTAAATCCATTGGTTCAGCAAAAGCTAGTTCTAAAGGTATCTACTCAGTTAACATTAAAGCACAGAAAAAAGGAACTACACTTTCTATAACTGCAAAAGATAAAGCAGGGAATACTAGTTCTAAGAGAACGATTATAGTGGTAAAACATTAA
- a CDS encoding sucrose-6-phosphate hydrolase translates to MGWTKEQRYRRVEDVNQVELQNLQTRVNECTWRQTFHIQPLSGLLNDPNGFSFYHGEYHLFYQWFPLGPVHGLKYWYHTKSKDLVSWENAGIGIAPDDYYDSHGAYSGSAIEYEGKLYLFYTGNTRDENWQRHPYQCIAIMEKTGQIEKLTHPFIRDVPEGYTNHFRDPKVWRENDTFYAVIGAQRKDKTGCVVLYRSSNLVNWTFEGELQTDLGTFGYMWECPDYFELQNYGVLMFSPQGLEPKGDLYHNIYQSGYVIGSKLDTITHSLSHGSFQELDRGFDFYAPQTMVNPDGRRILVGWMGLPEIDLPTDKNGWAHCLTLPRELSVRNGKLIQRPVQELQALRRQETEVKGVLKNTKNMYEEFKGVSYEMVCEFENNDAVEFGIEFRAGDDEKTVIKYDTVEKKVILDRSSSGETVGEAYGTIRKCFVNTKKIKFHLFVDTSSVEIFINDGEEVFTSRIFPRENRNEIRFFALSGSTTFQAKKWSYV, encoded by the coding sequence ATGGGATGGACAAAAGAACAGCGTTATCGCCGCGTTGAAGATGTTAATCAGGTAGAGCTACAAAATTTGCAAACAAGAGTAAATGAATGCACATGGCGACAAACCTTTCATATACAGCCTTTATCCGGCCTACTTAATGACCCTAATGGCTTCTCTTTTTATCATGGCGAGTACCATTTATTCTACCAATGGTTTCCACTTGGTCCTGTACATGGGTTGAAGTATTGGTATCATACGAAATCAAAAGATCTTGTTTCTTGGGAAAATGCCGGCATCGGGATCGCACCGGATGATTATTATGACAGCCATGGAGCCTATTCCGGAAGTGCTATTGAATATGAAGGAAAACTATATTTATTTTATACCGGCAACACCCGTGATGAGAATTGGCAAAGACATCCCTATCAATGTATCGCCATCATGGAGAAAACGGGACAAATTGAAAAATTGACCCATCCATTCATTCGGGACGTACCAGAAGGATATACTAATCATTTCCGCGACCCGAAAGTTTGGAGAGAAAATGATACCTTTTATGCAGTAATCGGTGCACAGCGGAAAGACAAAACAGGATGTGTCGTCCTTTATCGTTCCTCCAATCTAGTAAACTGGACATTTGAAGGAGAGTTACAAACTGACCTCGGAACTTTTGGATATATGTGGGAATGTCCAGATTATTTTGAACTGCAAAACTATGGTGTACTGATGTTTTCTCCACAAGGTTTGGAGCCCAAGGGAGACCTTTACCACAATATTTATCAATCCGGTTATGTTATTGGCAGCAAGCTAGATACAATAACCCACTCATTATCACATGGCTCTTTTCAGGAACTTGACAGAGGCTTTGATTTTTATGCGCCGCAAACAATGGTTAATCCTGACGGAAGGCGTATCCTTGTCGGATGGATGGGCTTGCCTGAAATCGACCTACCCACAGACAAAAATGGCTGGGCGCATTGTTTAACACTGCCAAGAGAATTATCTGTTCGAAACGGCAAACTGATTCAGCGGCCAGTGCAGGAACTTCAAGCGCTACGCAGGCAGGAAACTGAAGTAAAAGGTGTTTTGAAGAACACCAAGAACATGTATGAAGAATTCAAAGGAGTATCCTATGAAATGGTATGTGAATTTGAAAACAACGATGCCGTTGAATTTGGTATTGAATTCAGGGCCGGTGATGATGAAAAAACGGTCATTAAATATGATACTGTAGAGAAAAAAGTCATTCTTGACCGCTCTTCTTCAGGTGAGACCGTTGGAGAAGCTTATGGAACAATCCGAAAATGCTTTGTGAATACCAAAAAAATTAAGTTTCATTTATTTGTAGATACCTCTTCTGTTGAGATTTTCATCAATGACGGTGAAGAAGTATTCACGAGCCGGATCTTCCCTCGTGAAAACAGAAATGAAATTCGTTTCTTTGCATTATCTGGAAGCACCACTTTTCAAGCAAAAAAATGGAGTTATGTATGA